The Dreissena polymorpha isolate Duluth1 chromosome 8, UMN_Dpol_1.0, whole genome shotgun sequence genome includes the window aataaggtcaaggtactatagtcatattctaactggaagaggaccataattgaaacatattgatcctatgtcaatgtcatgtaacttgtgaatatgttcctatgtcgtaataaataagtttgaaccaaacatattgatcgcttatgttttaaagaagtggtacattatagacgattctgagttcaggtttccacaaaacatatgtattgaacatttgtaaagacataaaacaaactaataagattgtatttcaagtttgatagcaatagcttgggtgggatggttggacggtcttaagaaaaaaaaattgctttttttaacatgttaaaaaaataaggaaaacaacaacttttttttgggggggggatttctagggtggggcgtgtgggatggtttgggtgaagtccgTTGTGAtatatcaggtaagtgttgttttgtcaaagtatgaatcaaatctgatcctaaataaagacgttatggcaatttaatcaaaatttattaatttcaccttcagattcaaggtcaaaggtcaaggtaaaattcaacttgccaggtgcagtaccctcatgatagtaagaaagtatttgaagtttgaaagcaatagccttgatactttagaagtaaagtcgatgtaaacacaaaatttaacaaaatattcaaagttactaagtggaaaaagggccatatttcttacaaaatgttgtttacagtagtctgctcttgtttatagattggggtcatgttggtaaagaagtatggataatatgaaagcaatatgtcaagggacaaagaaaatatttaaggttgtacgcaaactttaacaaagaattattaataatatgcatattctaagagaaaaaaggggccataattcttacaaaatggttttaacagttgtctgctcttgtttatagattggggtcatgttggtaaagaagtgtgcaaaatatgaaaccttatttcaagggacaaagaaaatatttgaggtggtacgcaaactttaataaagatttatcaataatatgcatattctaagtggaaaaggggccataatgcttacaaaatgcttgttacagttgtctgctcttgtttatcgattggggttatgttggtaaagaagaatgcaaaatataaaagcaatatgtcaagggacatagaaagtatttgcggtggtacgtaaactttaacaaagatttatcaataatatgcatattttaagtgaaaaaggggccataattcttacaaaatgcttcttacagttgtctgctcttgtttatagattggggtcatgttggtaaagaagtatgctaaatataaaagcaatatctcaagggacataaacaatatttgaggtggtacgcaaactttaacattccaacgctcacgctcacgctaacgctcacgttaacgccgacgccggggtgagtaggatagctccactacatATATTattaacgtatatttataaaatatattcgtgaaaAATGTACCGTAAAAaaagctttgtaatcaaatgatatttatataaatcgatctttagaattcgtcttccagtattactttaacgtttacataaaaacgctttttaatagtaattgaaagttgtaaacataattaaaaaacttaccttagtttaatgcgtttgttcgctcgaaactccatttttccaacttactttcactaaatgatatcaataccgagtgtatgatttttaaacagcgcaaccggggaactgttataagcctggatacacactcgattgtaatttggtcaagatttgtgtatattttgtgcatgccacaaacccgctaatcggggaaggcgttgaatttctaatttaaattgacagtttggtatttcatacacgtagattagagattttcgcctaaaaccaaccggggaattccccggttggtaggtgttccccggttagttggtgtgtattcatacgattttccccggttggtaggttttacaaactcacacacacacacacacacacacacacacacacacacacacacagacacaaacattttaattaattgaacaaaaaatctGGTTATCACTTTATTTCACATTACTCTCCAAGAAAATAAATCGTTAGTGTATCCATATGCATGTCTTTAAATTAAAGCTAAATGCAGTATGGCTGCCTGTAAACGTTTATTTACGTGTGATCGCAATACAAGCCATGACATGCCCCGTCGTCACACGTGGCAAACGGACCGCACTCGTCAATGCAGTCGATGTCCACTTTGCACTCGCACGGTTTGTGACAATGACACGAGCGTCCCGTTGGGGAACGCCAGTCATCGTGGCACTCAACTTCCTCACCTGGGTTTTTGCACGGAACGAAATCACAGTGATAGTCGTATGTGCATGACACAAGGCCGTTGCTGCTGGAATCTGTTTAGGATAGAAATGAGTGTACATGATACACACAATATATGTCTTTATACTGATCAAAATGCATTTAGAAAAAAATCTGACATTTCCTTTAGAGTTGGAATAATATTGATAAAGTAGATTTTAGTCAAGTCAAGTTTTACTTTACAAACGTTTCAGTAAATTCGTTTGTTCAAAACGTTGACCATGCTTTTAACTTAAAGTCGAATGTCAAACTAGTTTACCAATTTGCATTTGCTTGCGAATAACGAATGAGATTTGAATGAGATTTGATGCAAACACACATATTCCAGAAAAATAGTACCGGCATTCGCTGACAGTACCTCCGTTGAAATAACATTAAATCGACCGCCAAGCAAAATAGAGATTACTCTGTAAGTTTTGAATACATATAAGTCTTTTTAACAAGGCTTAGTAAAACTTAACCACCAGCATTGGAGAGCGGTTAATGTTTTCGAGCCCAACATCTTTTTGCCAAAACTCGTTGATAGATATATCGAGACCATGCAGCAATATGAGGCGCGCTATGTAAAAAGGGGGATTAATGCAtttgtgcaaagtgttgtcccagattagccttggcagtcagcacaggataatcagggaaa containing:
- the LOC127841024 gene encoding uncharacterized protein LOC127841024; the protein is MMYSATSFLLLVTFCGTVSCLWYPYRPVKPNQRPYSSSNGLVSCTYDYHCDFVPCKNPGEEVECHDDWRSPTGRSCHCHKPCECKVDIDCIDECGPFATCDDGACHGLYCDHT